From Micromonas commoda chromosome 3, complete sequence, a single genomic window includes:
- the RPIA_1 gene encoding ribose 5-phosphate isomerase (Ribose 5-phosphate isomerase [Carbohydrate transport and metabolism]) codes for MVVGLGTGSTAYFAVERLGEKLKSGELKDIIAIPTSERTREQAESLGIPLCTLNEKSVLDVAIDGADEVDPDLALVKGGGGALLREKMVEVMAKKFVVIVDESKLCKGLGPGFPLPVEITPFCHMHTLRTIAALPSVAGCEAVLRMGSSSTNKPDGDNIAVTDNGNYIVDLHFKEPIKDVNKAAEELKNTVGVVDHGLFVGMSYQVIVAGKDGIKVAGTDGEPAWW; via the coding sequence ATggtcgtcggcctcggcacAGGCTCCACCGCGTActtcgccgtcgagcgcctcggcgagaagCTCAAGTCCGGCGAGCTGAAGGACATCATCGCGATCCCCACCTCCGAGCGCACCAGGGAGCAGGCCGAGTCCCTTGGCATCCCCCTCTGCACCCTCAACGAGAAGTCCGTGCTCGATGTCgccatcgacggcgccgacgaggtcgatCCCGACCTCGCTCTCGTCAAGGGTGGCGGTGgtgccctcctccgcgagaaGATGGTCGAGGTCATGGCGAAGAAGTTCGTGGTCATTGTCGACGAGTCTAAGCTGTGCAAGGGCCTCGGCCCCGGCTTCCCCCTCCCCGTGGAGATCACTCCGTTCTGCCACATGCACACCCTCCgcaccatcgccgcgctcccctccgtcgcgggctGCGAGGCCGTCCTCCGCAtgggctcctcctccaccaaCAAGCCCGACGGCGATAACATCGCGGTCACCGACAACGGCAACTACATCGTCGACCTCCACTTCAAGGAGCCCATCAAGGACGTCAACAAGgcggccgaggagctcaagaacaccgtcggcgtcgtggatCACGGCCTGTTTGTCGGCATGTCCTACCaggtcatcgtcgcgggcaAGGACGGCATCAAGGTCGCGGgcaccgacggcgagccCGCCTGGTGGTAA